CCGGGCATCCGCCGGAACGCCGCCTCACCGATCACGAACCGGTAGTACGGCGGGCGATCCAGGTCGAACACCTGCTTGCGGTCCTGCCGGTTGCGGACCAGCGAGGTCACGTCCGTGGCGCGGTCCTCGCTGAACTGGGTGAGCATGTAGTGCTCGGACTGCAGCGGACCTGGGATCCGCTCGCCGTGCCAGCTCAGGATCTCACCGGCGGCGGGCTCCAGGTCCGTGAAGGTCCGGAACCAGTGCGGCACCGCGGAGCGGTACCCGGACCACTGCCCGCGCTGCCCGGTGCTGGACCGGGCCAGTTCCAGCATCAGCTCCGACTGCGCGTCGCTGCACTGGAACGCCTCCAGCATCTGCTTGAGCTCGGCCTGCTTGACCGCCACCGCGCCGGACTCGATCTTGTTGACCTTGCCCTGCCGGCAGCCCAGCAGCTCGGCGACCTCTTGTTGGGTCATCCCCACCGTCATCCGCGCTCGGCGGATCTCGTTGCCGAGCTGTCTGCGCCGCGACGTCACCGTGCTCGGCACTCGGAATCTCCGCTCTACGTTCAAGGTCTCGACCAGCAGATCATGTTAACCGAGTACGCTCACCCGGGCGTGGTCCCCGGCGGGTTGCCGGCGAGATCCGCACATTCACTCTTCAGGGGAATAATCGTCGTCGCTTCCCGCGCCGATGGTGATCACGTCAGGTCGAACGCGCCTCCGCGGGTCCCGGACAGGAAAGAACGCCACTGCTCGGCGTTGAACACCAGGACCCCGTCGGCGATGTTCTTGCTGTCGCGGACTCCGACGTGGCCGCCGGCCACGGGGTGGTTGACCTCAACGCAGTTGCCGCCGTTGGGTCCGCAGCGGTTGGCGGCCGTCCAGCCGCGCCGGGGGAAGTACGAGGTCGTTGGGGCCGGGTCCGGTGCGTGCACGTGGCGCTCCCTCCGCACTGTTCAGTTCAGCTCGACAATGAGATTAATCCTTGAGTAGGATTAATCTCAAGCACAGGAGGGAGCAATGATGCCCAGCGTTGCGAACAGCTCCGCACACCTCCGGCGTGACCCGGACGCTGCCCTGGAGCAGCGCGTGTGGGTGCTGCGCAAGCACCACCGCGTGTCACTGCGGCAGGCGCACGCGATCGTCTCCGTCGACTGGGACGCGGGTTTGGCGCGGACCGCCTGCGGCATGGGACTCCGTCCGGATGCGATCGGCGACGTGCCTGCCGGCGGCTGCATGCCGTGCGTCTCCTGCGTCGCCTCGATGCCGGTCGGAGCGGCTCTGCCCGAGGATTCCGAGCTCTGATGATCCAACGCGGCGGCCCCGTTGTCCTCGGCCGCCACGCACGTCCCGAAATCTCGACACGTCCTGGTTCGGCCCGAGCGCGGCGGTGCGCCGCGAACCCGGCCGCGTCCTGCGTCGCGAGCGCGTTTCCGCCCGCGCAGGGCGACATTCCGCGCCGATCCGGGTGCGGACGACAGCGCCCGTTGATCTGTCCGGAATGGTCAATCGGCTGACCGGGGTTGTCATGACTCAGGTCACGCCGACGTCCTACTCTCTTGCCCTATCCGGCCTCCCCGGCGTGTTCCATCCGGGCGAGCGCCGTGAGTGAGGTCCCCGCGGAACCGGCGCGCACGCGCGGCTCGCGGGGTGTTCCGGGTACGAGTCGACGGCGGTCCGATGAGCAGAGACAGCACCTTCGCGACGGTGCGGCGCAGGTTGCTGGGTTTGGCACTGCTGCTGTGCGTCGCGTTGTTCTTGAGCGTGACGGTGGCGACCTACCAAGGCGTCTTCCGGCCGAGCGTGGACGTGGTCCTGCGCGCGGCGTCCACGGGAAATCAGCTGATGCCCGACTCCGAGGTGAAGGTCCGCGGCATGACCGTGGGCCGGGTCGACGAGGTGCGGCCCACCGACGAGGGCGCGGAGCTGCACTTGGCGCTGGAGCCGGACAAGGCGCGGCTGCTGCCCGCGAACGTGTCGGCGAGGCTGCTGCCGCGGACGTTGTTCGGTGAGCGCTACGTGTCGCTGGACGTGCCGGAGCAGGCGTCGTCGACGCGGCTGGCCGCGGGCGATGTGATCTCGCAGGACCGGACGCGGGCGTCGGTGGAGCTGGAGACGGTGCTGGCGGACACGATGCCGGTGCTGCAGGCGGTGCACCCGGACGACCTGGCGGTGACGCTGAATTCGCTGGACCAGGCGCTCGACGGTCGCGGTGAGGAGGTCGGCGACACGATCACGCGGCTGAACCAGTACGTCGAGGGGCTCAACCCGTCCTTGCCGCAGCTGCAGGAGAACCTGCGCCAGCTGGTGGGCGTGGCCGAGACCTACGAGCAGGCGGCTCCGGACGTGCTGCAGGCGCTGGGTGATCTGTCGGTGACCTCGCGGACCTTGGTCGCGCAGCAGCAAGACCTGCGGTCGTTGACCTCGCAGCTGACCACGGCGTCGAACGACGCGACGGGTTTCCTGGAGGCCAGCGGGGACGACCTGATCAGGTTGGGCGAGTCGTCGCGGCCCACCGCGGACGTGCTCGCGAAGTACTCCCCGCAGTACCCGTGCCTGCTGCGCAGCCTCACCGGGATCATCCCGTTGGTCGACGACGTCTTCGGCGTCGGCACCGACGAGCCCGGCGCGCACGTCACGCTGGAAGTGGTGCCCCCGCGGGGCGAGTACGTGCCGGGCGAAGAACCGTCCTTCGACGACGAGCGCGGGCCGCGCTGCTACGACTACCCGCCGGGGACCCGGCCGCAGTACCCGCCGGACGGCCCGATCCAGGACGGTTCGACCGCTCCCGCCCCGGCCGATGCGCCGGGAGCCGCCTCCTCCGGCGGGGCCGGCGGACTCGGCCTGATCAACTCGCCGCAGGAGCGCGACGCGATGTCCACCGTCCTGGCCCCGTCGATGGGGGTTCCGGCGAGCACCGTCCCGCAGTGGGGCTCGATGCTGGTGGGTCCGGTGCTGCGCGGTGCCGAGGTGAGCTACCGCTGAGCCGCCCGCCCGCGGTTCCCGCGGGCGGGCCCGAAACTCCGTCGGGCCGGGTAGGTGCGACCCGGCCCGACGGCCCCCTTCTCGTACGACTCGACCGAGGAGATTTCGCCGCCGCACGAAGAGATCTCGCGGCGGCTTCGTCGCGCTCGCCCGAACGACTCCCGCGACGCCGACCGGCCGAGGTGGGCGCGTGCCGGACCGCGGTGCGCGCCCACCTGGCGGTCACTGCTGACGTCGCCGGGCGTAGGACATCGGCGTCGTCCCGGTCCACCGCTTGAAGGCGTGGATGAAGCTGGCCGCTTCCGCGTACCCCAGGCGGATCGCGATGTCGTCCACCGACAGCGCGCCGTCGCGCAACATCCCCTCGGCGAGCGCGGCGCGGACTTCGTCGCGCACCGCCTGGAAGTTGGTGCCCTCGGCGTTGAGCCTGCGGTGCAGCGTGCGGGCCGTGGTGTGCAGCTTGCGCGCCACGTCCTCCATCCCCATCCGCACCCCGTCGGGCCCGAGCATCTGATCGCGCACCTGCTTGGCGAACCCGGTGCGCTCCCGCCTGCCCGCCAGCAGATCTCGGCACTGCGCCTCGCACATCGCCAAGGTGTGCTCGTTCGCCTGCGGCAGCGGCTGGTCCAGGAACGCCGGATCGAGGATGATCACGTCTTTCGGTGCGCCGAACGACGGCACCGTGCCGAAGAACGCGGGCGCCTCGATGCCGTCCGGCGGCGGAGGCAGGCTCAGCTCGATGCGCTGCACCGGGATCGGCGCGGGCAGCAGCTCGACCATGATGGTGTGGATCGCGGAAAGGTCGCGTTCCACCAGGAAATCCCGCACGTCCGACGGGATGGCCGACGAGTCGAGCTCCACCCGCAGCTCCTCGCCGGACCAGCGGATCCGCGGGATGCAGAACGCGAAGCTCAGCTCCAGGTAGCGCAGCGCCACCGCCATGCCGTCGCGCACCGTCGGACTGCTGATGAACGCGAACCCGAGGATGCCGTACGCGGTCAAGTGGTACTGCAACCCGGCGAGCATGCCCAGGCCTGGCGACGGGGGCAGCGCGTTGACGAGGTTCCGCACGATGCGCAGCTCCTGGTGCGCGTCGACGGAGAACGAGGGGTCCTCCAGTTCCGTTTCGGTGAGCCCGGTTCCGCACAACACCGTCGCCGCCGGAACCTGGTACTCGGCGGCGAATCGGGTGAGCAGCAGGGCGCTGATCGGGCTGCGCGGGAAGTCCCAATCCCGGACGACCGGGTCCGGGATGGCGTCGGGCGCGCGCACACCCGTGCTGTGATCCTTGTCGCGACGATGCGGCATGTCCGGAAGTATCAATCACGTGGCCGCCGACGTCATAGCCCCCACCCCTTTCCCGCTTAACGTGATCGTGACGGACGACACCGTGTAGGCCATTTGCAGGGGAGCAACGCATGACCGCGACCGAGGTCCAAGCCGAGCGGGACGAGATCGAGGCGGCGATCCGCGGCCGGACCGTGCCGAGTCTGCTCGCGGACATCGCCCGGTCCCGGCCCGACGCGCCGGCGTTCGCCACGGCCGACGAGCGCTGGACGTGGTCGCAGGTGCACGGCGAGGTGCTGAGCATCGCGGCGGCGCTGCGCTCGCTGGGCCTGGTGCCCGGTGACGTGCTGGGCGTGATGGCGAGCAACCGGCCCGAGCACATCCTCGCGGACCTGGGCGCCTCGACGGCGGGAGCGACGACCACGACGCTGTACGCGACGCTGGCGCCGGAGCAGATCCGCCACGTGGTGGTCGATTCCGGCGCGAAGATCGCCGTCGTGGAAGGCGAGGACGCGTGGCGCCGGTGGCTGCCGGTGCTGGGCGAGCCGACGGAGCTCGGCGTGGTGATCACGCTCGGCGAGATCGGGGACGCCCGCCCGGCCGGATTCACCGGGAAGATCCTGACCTGGGAGGAATTCCTCGAACTGGGCGCGGCGGTGGACGACGGCTCGTTCGCCCACGACGACCCGTCCGTGCAGGAGCAGATGTGTCCGGACCCCGAGGACATCGCGGTCCTGATCTACACCTCCGGCACCACCGGCACCTCCAAGGGCGTGGAGCTCAGCCACCGCGCGCTGCTCTACGAAGTGGAGGCGCTGGCGCGGGCCGCGGGCCTGCCCGACGAGGTGGTCAGCCTCTCGTACCTGCCGCTGGCGCACGTCGCGGAGCGAGTGCTGTCGGTGTACCTGCCGCTGCGCAGCGGCGGGGAGACCCATTTCTGCGCCAGCGTCAAGGAATTGCCGCAGCGGCTCGCCGAGGTGCGCCCGACGATCCTGTTCGGCGTCCCGCAGGTGTGGGACAAGTTGCGCACCGGCATCGAATCGCGGATCGCCGAGCAGGACGGCGTGCGCGGCAAGCTCGGCGCCTGGGCGCTGCGCGCGGCCGAGCAGGGCGCCGCCCCGGACGCCACCGACACCCAGAAGATGTTGGCGCGGCTGGCGCATCGTGCCGTGCTGCACCGCATCCCGGTGGCGCTGGGGCTGGACCGGTGCGCGGTGCGCGCGGTCGGTGCGGCGCCACTGCCGCCGGGGTTGGAGCGGTTCTTCGCCGGGTTGGGCATGGAGCTCACCGGCGTGTACGGCCTGTCGGAGACCTGCGGTGCGGCGGTGATGCACCGCGCGGGCGATCCGCGCCGGCCGGGCACGGTCGGCAAGGCGATGCCGGGCGTGGAACTGCGGCTGACCGGTGAGGGCGAAGTGCTGGTGCGCGGGCCGTTGTGCGCCTCCGGCTACCGCAACCTGCCCGAGGCGGACCGGGACCTGTTCACCATGGACGGTTACCTGCGCACCGGAGATCTGGGTTCGCTGGACGACGACGGGATGCTGCGGATCACCGGGCGGCAGAAGGAACTCATCATCACCGCGGGCGGGAAGAACATCAGTCCCGTCACCGTGGAGTCGCTGCTGGTGGAGCACCCGCTCATCGAGCAGGCGCTGGTGCACGGCGACGGGCGTCCGTACCTGGTGGCGCTGCTGCTGCCCGACGCGGACGCGCTGGCGAAGTGGGCCGAGCAGCGCGGGCTCGCCGGGGCGGCCCGGGAGGACCTGCTGGCGAATCCGCAGCTGCGCGAGGAGATCGGCCAAGCCGTGGCGCTGGCGAACTCGCGGCTGGCGCGGGTGGAGCACGTGCGCGAGTGGGACTTCGCGCCGACCCAGTGGAGCGAGGACGAAGGCGAGCTCACCCCGACCCGCAAGATCCGCCGCGCCGTGGTCGTGAAGAACAACCGGGAGCACTTGGACGCGCTCTACCCGCGGTGATGCCGCGTCCGTCCAGCAGGCGGGAAAACTGAACCTGGCACGTTGACTTTCCGGTGGCCCTGCGGCGATGCTGCGGTGGTGAAGGCGATCCAGCGGTTCGTGACGCGGCGGCACGTCGATCTGCGACGGCACGCCAGCGCGCTGTGTCGGCGCTGACGGTCGCCTCGCTCACCCGTGCCCGGCCACGCGCCGCGGCCGTCCTCCGGTGACCACGAGCTCGTCCCGCGACGAGCGGTCGTCACCCGGAACTCCGGAAAGTCCTCCCGCACGGCCGGAATGCCCGGCTCCTCCACACCGCGACGGCGATCGTCCCCACCGCGACCGGTGGCGCCGCTCGCCGCCTCGCGGCCTGGAGGGCCTCGGCCGTGCCCGCACGTCCAGGAGCCCGCCATGCGCACCGAACTCGGGCCGCGCAGGGGACCTCTCCGTCCGCAGTGGACGGACGTCTCGTGACGGCGACCGCGCACCCCGCCACCGCCGAACCCTCGACCCGGAACCGCCCGTCCTTCCCGCACCGCGCGGTGTCCTGGGCGACGCCCGCGCTGCTCCTGCTGCTCTGGGAGATCAGCGCCCGCACCGGCCTGCTCGACGTGCAGCTGCTGCCCGCGCCCAGCACGGTGCTGGGAACCGCCGCCGAGCTCACCGCCGACGGTGAGCTCCCGGCGAACCTGCTGGCCAGCCTGTACCGGGCCGGTGCCGGGTTCGCCGTCGGGGCGGTCGTCGGCCTCGGTCTGGGGCTCGCCGTGGGGCTGTCCCGCATCGCGGAGTCGTTGCTGGATCGGGGGATCCAGATGATCCGCGCGATCCCGTTCCTGGCGATGCTGCCGCTGGTGATCGTGTGGTTCGGCATCGAGGAGAGCGGCAAGATCTTCCTCATCGCGCTGGGCACCGCCGTCCCCCTGTACCTCAACGCGGTGCTGGGCATCCGCCAGATCGACCCGAAGCTGCTGGAGATGGCGCGGGTGGTCGGCTTGGGCCGCGCCGAACGCATCCGCTGGGTCGTGCTGCCCGGCGCGCTGCCCTCGATCCTGTCCGGGCTGCGGCTGGCGCTGACGCATTCGTGGCTGGCGCTGGTGATCGCCGAGACGATGGGCGCCGACGCCGGGATCGGGTTCATGGCCACCAACGCCCGCGAATTCCTGCAGACCGACGTGATCGTGCTCGTCGTGGTGATCTACGCCGTGATCGGCGTGGGGTGCGACCTGGTGACGAGGCTCCTGGAGCGCCGGCTGCTGCGCTGGAACCCGGCTTATGCCCGCCTGTCCGCGTGAATCTTCGTGCCCCTGCGGGCTTTTCCCCGCCATCAGAGTAGAACAGGAGTCTCGACGTGAGTGCGATCCGACGTCGTTCGATGTTGGCCGCGGCCGGGTTGGCGGTGCTGGCGCCGTCGTTGGCGAGCTGCGCCGCCGGAGCCGGGGGCGCGGAGGCGGGCACGGTGCGGCTCACCCACGGCCCGATCTCGGTGCCGAAGATCCGCGGCACGCTGGCGCAGGCGTTGCGGCAGCAAGGGATCACCGCCGAATGGGTGGGCCCGTTCGCCAACCACGCGCCGAGCATGCAGGCCGTCGTCGGCGGCAGCGCCGACTTCAGCTTCGGCGGTAGCACCACGCCCGCCGACCAGGCGATCCTCTCCGGCGCCGATCTGGTGTACGTGGCGTGGGCGACGGCGGAGCCGCGCACCTCCGCCGTGCTCGCCCGCGCGGGCTCCGGAATCCGCGCGGTACCGGACCTGGCAGGGCGCACGGTGGCGGTGAACAAGGCCGGGCTCGGCGAGTTCTTGCTGGTCGCCGCGCTGGAAAAGCACGGTGTGCCGCGTAAGTCGGTGAACGTGGTCTACATGAACCCGCCGGAGGCGAGTGCGGCCTTCGGCTCCGGCCAGATCGACGCCTGGTCGATCTGGCAGGGCTTCCGGGAGATCGCCGAGGTGGAGTACGGCGCCACGCCGATCTTCGTGGAGGGCGACGAGCTGGACTTCCAGATCGACTTCACGAGCTTCCTGGTCCGACGCGACTACGCCGAGCAGCACGCCGACGCCGTGCGCGCGGTGATCCGCGCCTACCAGGCCGAGTACGAGTGGCAGAACGCGCACTACGCCGAGTCGTTGCGCATCGGCAACGCGGTGTCGCACTACCCGGACGCGGTGCTGGACCGGATGGCCCGCCACGACGTGCAGACGAGGTTGTCGTTCATCGACGACGACGGCGTCGCCCAGTTGCAGCGCGGCGCGGACTGGCTGTCGGATCGGGACATCCTCAGCGGGTCGATCGACATCGCCGAGCACTCCGTGCGGCTGTGAGGAGACGAGCATGAGCACCGAGCCCGAACCCGCCGTGCGGGTGCGCGGACTGGCCCGCCGGTTCGGGGACCGCACCGTGCTGCACGCGCTGGACCTGGACGTGCGACGCGGGGAGTTCGTCGCGCTGATCGGCAAGAGCGGGTGCGGCAAGACCACGCTGCTGCGGCTGCTGGCCGGGCTCGACGACCCCGACGGCGGGAGGATCACGACTCCGCGGCAGCGCATGGTCGTGTTCCAGGAACACCGGCTGCTGCCGTGGCGGCGGGTGTGGCGCAACGTCGCGATCGGGCTTCGCGGCGCCCGAGCGCGCGACGAGGCGGCCCGCGCGCTCGCGGAGGTCGGGCTCGACCAGCACCTCGATTCCTGGCCCGCGACGCTTTCCGGCGGAGAGGCGCAGCGCGTCGCGCTGGCCCGCGCGCTGGTGCGCGAGCCGAGACTGCTGCTGCTCGACGAACCGTTCGCGGCACTGGACGCGCTGACCCGCATCCGGATGCACTCGCTGGTGCGCCGCCTGATCGCCGCGCACCGGCCCGCCGTGCTGCTGGTGACCCACGACGTGGACGAAGCGGTGCTGCTGGCCGACCGCGTCGTCGTGCTGCGCGACGGGCACCTCGCCGCCGACCACCGCGTCGAACTCGCCGCCGGCGGTGATCGCACGGACCCGGAGTTCACCCGGCTGCGGGCCCTGCTGCTGGCCGAGCTCGGCGTCACCGATGGCGGCGAGGACGCCGTCCCGGCGGCATCCACGTCACCAGGAGCGGCCTCATGATCTCGTTTCCAGCACGAGCGGCCACGGCGTGAGCACCCTTCGCGAGCACGGCGCCCGAGCGAATGCCGCCCATCGCCCGACGTGTCCCCGGCAGCCCCGAACCGACCGGGGAGAATACCCGTGCGACCCGGATCTCGGTGACCCGCCGAGGGCGTGGATCAGCGCCTCGTGGGCCACACGCCACCGGGGGTGTGCGCTGTCGCGAGAAATCGGCCGGTTCGTCCACAGCGCACTGATCCTTCCGCGGGCATCGGGCTCGGTCCCCGCACCGGGACGGCCGGAGCAACGCCGCACATGGTTGGGTCGGGCCGCATGAACGGCTGGCTGAGCACGACCTCGCACTGGGGTGCCTACCGAGCCCGGGTCGGACCTGACGGCGAACTGGACGTGGCCCCGCACCCGGCGGACCGTGCCCCATCGGAACTGCTCGGCAACGTGGCGAGCTCGGTCCGGCACGAGACGCGCGTCGCCCGCCCGGCGATCCGGCGCGGCTGGCTGGAGAACGGTCCCGGGCCGTCCGACCTGCGCGGGCGGGAGGAGTTCGTCGAAGTCGGCTGGGACACCGCGCTCGACCTCGTCGCCGCCGAACTGCGCCGCGTCCGCGAGCAGCACGGCAATCAGGCGATCTTCGGCGGTTCCTACGGTTGGGCCAGCGCGGGCCGGTTCCACCACGCGCAGAGCCAGCTGCACCGGTTCCTCAACACCATCGGCGGCTACACGTCCTCGCGGAACTCCTACAGCCTCGGCACTTCGCTGGTGCTGCTGCCGCACCTCGTCGGCGACGCCGACACCTACCTCCGCCGCGCCGACGGCTGGGACACCATCCGGCGCCACACCGACCTGGTCGTCGCGTTCGGCGGCCTGCCGCCGAAGAACGTCTCCGTCACGCCCGGTGGAGTCACCCGGCACACCAGCTCCGAAGTCCTCGCCGACTGGGACCGCTCGGGCGTGGACCTCGACGTGGTCAGCCCGCTCGCCACGGACCTGCCCGATTCCCGGCGAGCGCGGTGGACCCGGGTGCGGCCCGCGACCGACGTCGCGCTGATACTGGGGCTCGCGCACGTGGTGCTCACCGAAGGGCTGCACGACCAGGAATTCCTGGACCGGTGCACCACCGGCTTCGACGAGTTCGCCGGATACCTGCTCGGCGAGGGCGGCCCGGTGCGGGACGCGGAGTGGGCGAGCGCGGTGTGCGGCGTGCCCGCCGACGACATCCGCGACCTCGCCCGCCGGATGGCCGCCGGGCGCACGCTGATCACCGTCAGCTGGTCGCTCCAGCGCATCGAGCACGGCGAGCAGCCGGTGTGGGCGGCGCTGGCGCTGGCGGCGATGCTCGGCGGCATCGGCTTGCCCGGCGGGGGATTCGGGCACGGCTACGGGTCCATCGGCGACGTCGGGGACACCGGGCCGCTGCTGCCGCTGCCGACCCTGCCGCAAGGCGCCAACCCGGTCTCGGAGTTCATCCCCGTGGCCCGGATCTCCGACCTGCTGCTGCACCCCGGCGAGGAGTTCGACTACGACGGGCGGCGGCTCACCTACCCGGACATCCGCGCGGTGTACTGGGCGGGCGGCAACCCGTTCCACCACCACCAGGACCTCAACCGGTTGCGCCGCGCCTTCGGCAGGCCCGACACGGTGATCGTGCACGAACCGCACTGGACGGCCACCGCCCGGCACGCGGACGTGGTGCTGCCCGTGACGACCACCCTGGAACGCGAGGACATCGGCGGCGGCCGGCGCGACACGCACCTGATCGCGATGCGCCGGATCCTGGACCCCGTCGGGCAGGCCCGCGACGATCACGACGTGTTCCGCGGGCTCGCCGAACGGCTCGGGGCCGGCTCCGCGTTCACCGCCGACCGCACCCCGCGCGAGTGGCTCGCGCACCTCTACGGGCAGTGGCGCGCGGCGCTCGCGGGCGAAGGCCACGAGGTGCCCGCGTTCGAGGAGTTCTGGCGCGCCGGTGAGCTGGCACTGCCCGCGCGCCCGCAATCCACGCCGCTCGCCGAGTTCCGCGCCGACCCGCGCTCCCGCCCGCTGGCCACCCCCAGCGGGCGCATCGAACTGTTCTCCGCGCGCATCGCCGGATTCGGGTTGCCCGGCCTGCCGGGGTACCCGGTGTGGCGGGAACCCGTCGAAGGGCTCGACCACGACCGGTTCCCGCTGCGGCTGATCGCGCACCAGCCCCGCACCCGGCTGCACGGGCAGGGCGACGTCGGCGACGTCAGCCGAGCCGACAAGGTCCACGGCCGCGAACCGATCCGGCTGCACCCCGACGACGCCGCCGCCCGCGGCATCGCCGACGGAACCGTGGTGCGCGTGTTCAACGACCGCGGCGCCTGCCTCGCCGGCGCCCGGCTCACCACCGACGTGCTGCCCGGAGTGGCCGTGCTCGCCACCGGCGCCTGGTACGACCCCGTGGACGACCCGGCGCAGCCCGGCGGCTCGCTGTGCGTGCACGGCAATCCGAACGTGCTCACCGCCGACCGGCCGACCTCGCCGCTCTCGCAGGGCTGCTCCGGGCAGCAGGCCAGGGTCGAGGTCGAACCCGGGCCGAGCGAACCGCCACCGCTGAGCTGCCTGCACCCGCCGCGGCTCGTCCCCGAACAGGAAGGCATCCGATGACCAGCGCCACCGACGACGCCCCGGCGGCCCGGCTCGCCCGGTCCGCGGGAACACCCGAGTTCACGGCGGCACTGGGACGCATCGCCGAACGGGCCGCCGAGCACGACCGCGACGGCACCTTCCCGCACGAGGCGTTCGCGGACCTGCACGCCACGGGCGCGCTGAACCTCACCCTGCCCACCGGAGCCGGTGGCGGGGGAGCGGGGCTCGCCCAGGTCGTGCCGGTGGTGCGGGCGGTCGGCGCCGCCGACCCGTCGGTGGCGTTGGTGCTCGCGATGCACCTGCTCAACCACGTCGACCTTCGCGCCCCCGGCAATCCCTGGCCCGAGCACGTGCGCCGCGAGGTGCAGCGCAGCTCCGCGGACGGGGTGGCGCTGATCAACGCGCTGCGGGTCGAACCGGACCTGGGCACCCCGGCGCGCGGCGGCTTGCCCGCCACCACCGCCGAGCGCACCGCCGACGGCTGGGTGCTGCGCGGGCACAAGACCTACTCCACCGGCATCCCCGGCCTGCGCTGGCTGCTGGTGTGGGCGCGCACCGACGAACCCGAACCCCGGGTCGGCGCGTTCCTGGTGCCGCGCGAAGCCGGCAA
This window of the Saccharopolyspora gloriosae genome carries:
- a CDS encoding molybdopterin-dependent oxidoreductase: MNGWLSTTSHWGAYRARVGPDGELDVAPHPADRAPSELLGNVASSVRHETRVARPAIRRGWLENGPGPSDLRGREEFVEVGWDTALDLVAAELRRVREQHGNQAIFGGSYGWASAGRFHHAQSQLHRFLNTIGGYTSSRNSYSLGTSLVLLPHLVGDADTYLRRADGWDTIRRHTDLVVAFGGLPPKNVSVTPGGVTRHTSSEVLADWDRSGVDLDVVSPLATDLPDSRRARWTRVRPATDVALILGLAHVVLTEGLHDQEFLDRCTTGFDEFAGYLLGEGGPVRDAEWASAVCGVPADDIRDLARRMAAGRTLITVSWSLQRIEHGEQPVWAALALAAMLGGIGLPGGGFGHGYGSIGDVGDTGPLLPLPTLPQGANPVSEFIPVARISDLLLHPGEEFDYDGRRLTYPDIRAVYWAGGNPFHHHQDLNRLRRAFGRPDTVIVHEPHWTATARHADVVLPVTTTLEREDIGGGRRDTHLIAMRRILDPVGQARDDHDVFRGLAERLGAGSAFTADRTPREWLAHLYGQWRAALAGEGHEVPAFEEFWRAGELALPARPQSTPLAEFRADPRSRPLATPSGRIELFSARIAGFGLPGLPGYPVWREPVEGLDHDRFPLRLIAHQPRTRLHGQGDVGDVSRADKVHGREPIRLHPDDAAARGIADGTVVRVFNDRGACLAGARLTTDVLPGVAVLATGAWYDPVDDPAQPGGSLCVHGNPNVLTADRPTSPLSQGCSGQQARVEVEPGPSEPPPLSCLHPPRLVPEQEGIR
- a CDS encoding acyl-CoA dehydrogenase family protein, giving the protein MTSATDDAPAARLARSAGTPEFTAALGRIAERAAEHDRDGTFPHEAFADLHATGALNLTLPTGAGGGGAGLAQVVPVVRAVGAADPSVALVLAMHLLNHVDLRAPGNPWPEHVRREVQRSSADGVALINALRVEPDLGTPARGGLPATTAERTADGWVLRGHKTYSTGIPGLRWLLVWARTDEPEPRVGAFLVPREAGNHRIERTWNHLGMRATRSDDVLFEGTPIPADHAVDLHRPDAPGRNAGVLGAWNPVVLSALYDGVARAARDWLVGYLNERTPANLGKPLASLPRFQQEVGRIETLLLSNASLLDSAARAVDEGEQSAGQAGLTKHAVTTNAIRAVELGIELIGNPGLSRNNPIERHYRNVLCSRIHTPQDDTALTAAGTAALTV